The following are from one region of the Bacteroidales bacterium genome:
- the ffh gene encoding signal recognition particle protein, which translates to MFDNLSERLERSFKILKGQGRITEINIADALKDVRRALLDADVSYKTAKDFTNNVKDKAMGADVVKSIQPKQQIIKIVHSELVELMGGEHADINLQKTFTVILIAGLQGSGKTTFTAKLSNLLKQKKGKNPLLVAGDVYRPAAIEQLKVMAEQIGVSVYTEEDNKNPVKIAKAALNYAKNNAHDVVIIDTAGRLAIDQEMMKEISDIKKAVKPDEILFVVDSMTGQDAVNTAKEFNDLLNFDGVVLTKLDGDTRGGAALTIRSVVNKPIKFVGTGEKVDALDIFYPKRMADRILGMGDIVSLVEKAEEQIDQEEARRLQKRIAKNQFDFNDFLKQLNSIKKMGNIKDLVSMIPGMGKMTKNLDIDDDAFKSIEAIIKSMTPEERTNPKVINGSRRKRIAKGSGTDLQEVNRLIKQFGDTKKMMRMVQGGGNMAGAMQNIKRKRK; encoded by the coding sequence ATGTTTGATAATTTATCTGAAAGACTTGAGCGATCATTTAAAATACTCAAAGGACAAGGCAGAATAACCGAAATAAATATTGCTGATGCATTAAAAGATGTAAGAAGAGCATTATTGGACGCCGATGTCAGCTATAAGACAGCAAAAGACTTTACAAATAATGTGAAAGATAAAGCTATGGGGGCTGATGTTGTTAAATCAATTCAACCCAAACAGCAAATCATTAAAATAGTACACAGCGAACTTGTAGAATTAATGGGAGGAGAACATGCCGACATTAATCTGCAAAAAACGTTTACTGTTATTCTTATTGCCGGGCTTCAAGGTTCAGGTAAAACAACTTTCACGGCAAAACTCTCTAATTTACTTAAACAGAAAAAAGGTAAAAATCCCTTATTGGTTGCAGGTGACGTATATCGTCCCGCAGCAATAGAGCAGTTGAAAGTAATGGCTGAACAAATCGGGGTTTCTGTTTATACTGAAGAAGACAACAAAAACCCTGTAAAAATTGCTAAAGCCGCTCTAAACTATGCAAAAAACAATGCACATGATGTTGTGATAATTGACACCGCAGGCCGTCTTGCCATTGATCAAGAAATGATGAAAGAGATAAGCGACATTAAAAAAGCCGTTAAACCGGACGAAATACTTTTTGTTGTTGACTCAATGACCGGACAAGATGCTGTTAATACCGCAAAAGAATTTAACGATTTACTTAATTTTGATGGTGTTGTATTAACAAAATTGGACGGTGATACAAGAGGCGGTGCTGCATTAACTATCAGAAGTGTAGTAAATAAACCGATTAAATTTGTCGGTACAGGTGAAAAAGTCGATGCTTTAGACATTTTCTACCCCAAGCGTATGGCTGACAGGATTTTGGGTATGGGTGATATTGTTTCTCTCGTTGAAAAAGCAGAAGAACAAATTGACCAAGAAGAAGCAAGAAGACTTCAAAAGCGTATTGCCAAAAACCAATTTGATTTTAATGACTTCCTGAAGCAGCTTAATTCCATTAAGAAGATGGGAAATATTAAGGACCTTGTTTCAATGATTCCCGGTATGGGTAAAATGACAAAAAATTTGGATATTGACGATGATGCATTTAAAAGTATTGAAGCAATTATTAAATCCATGACTCCGGAAGAACGTACTAACCCAAAGGTCATTAACGGCAGCCGAAGAAAACGTATAGCAAAAGGAAGCGGTACCGATCTGCAAGAAGTCAATCGATTGATAAAACAATTCGGGGATACCAAAAAAATGATGAGAATGGTTCAAGGAGGCGGAAATATGGCAGGTGCCATGCAAAATATTAAAAGAAAAAGAAAGTAA
- a CDS encoding type II toxin-antitoxin system PemK/MazF family toxin, which produces MNFRQRDIVLLDFQLPKQDVEEHPWIIISNNDIHENEDYFIAVMMSSKKQDDYFSFWIEDEMLTVPPKKKSQIRCNIINLFDKVELKGKAISRIKEISFDKLIDHIFNFTFSTD; this is translated from the coding sequence ATGAATTTCCGCCAAAGAGACATTGTACTTTTAGACTTTCAATTACCAAAGCAAGATGTTGAAGAGCATCCGTGGATTATTATATCAAATAATGATATACATGAAAATGAAGATTACTTTATTGCTGTAATGATGAGCAGTAAAAAACAAGACGATTATTTTTCTTTTTGGATTGAAGATGAAATGTTAACAGTTCCACCAAAAAAGAAATCTCAAATAAGGTGTAATATCATTAATCTATTTGACAAAGTTGAACTAAAAGGAAAGGCAATATCAAGAATAAAGGAGATTTCTTTTGATAAATTAATAGATCATATTTTCAACTTTACTTTTTCAACAGATTAA
- a CDS encoding ATP-binding cassette domain-containing protein: MNESILKALMRLFAIIANADSSDVSDEAGKVVKSYLDAMLNKEHTDIYLNLFNEYVKIHHHVKKDDSRKVQKQTSLNSVKVLKICSEINEQLHQKEKVVVLIRLLEFIIENGVITEKELDFVKTISDIFNIPEEEFKQLFELNSGTDDKSIYNDKLLIISKKKNFSESSVKHIHSIISGEISILHNKSTNTFILRYIGNDSLFLNSQNIIPNHMYIFDNGAVIKSPKIKSIYFSDIAGKFIHSGDEAKIYFRAENIEFYYKNSENGIHKFSFVEESGRLIGIMGGSGVGKSTLLNVFNGNYPLHGGKITINGYDIHKEKEQLSGVIGFVPQDDLLIEELTVYQNLYYNAKLCFSKFNEEQIKSAVDKILNDLDLTATKNLTVGSPINKFISGGQRKRLNIALELIREPSVLIVDEPTSGLSSMDSDMVMNLLKEQAIKGKLVIVNIHQPSSDIYKLFDSLLMMDKGGHPVYYGNPVDAVTYFKKSANFVNPDESGCTTCGNVNAEQPLQILEAKMVDEFGKFTKERKVSPKEWYLKYKNEIKQKEEVPEVDIKKSKLPDNYFKTPSKFRQFLIFTIRNIKAKLTNKQYLLITFLEAPLLAVILGYFTKYISGTDADPDAYIFAENVNLTAYLFMAVTVALFFGMTLSAEEIIKDRRILKREKFLHLSKFSYLNSKIFVLLVISAVQTLSFILVGNWILGIQGMTLTYWLILFSAAAFANILGLNISSAFDSVVTIYIIIPFILVPQLLFSGVIVDFTKLHKDFTSFKEVPVIGDLMTSRWAYEALAVAQFKNNKYEKYYFEVESEKSRNNYKVSYLIPELEKYSNRISDNFNNNVNDNQALRYVSILKNEISKLNKQTDIKFDTRYYLNPNRFNNEGKEKLQDYFNELSKYYRAEQYKLNLKYDSVSHYLTDKYGSTESVYQLKIKNHNKQLEEILKNKGEFDAIKEEGEDLVQIIDPIFKIPESVNGRAHFYSPVKKIGNKTFDTVWFNIIFIWFTSLIIYLTLIFSLFRKFMDLFDRK; this comes from the coding sequence ATGAATGAATCAATTTTAAAAGCATTAATGCGTCTTTTTGCAATAATTGCAAATGCTGACAGCAGTGATGTATCAGATGAAGCAGGAAAAGTTGTAAAATCGTATCTGGATGCTATGCTTAATAAAGAACATACAGATATATATCTGAATTTATTTAATGAATATGTTAAAATTCATCATCATGTAAAAAAGGATGACAGCAGAAAAGTACAAAAACAAACATCTTTAAATTCTGTTAAAGTTCTCAAGATTTGCAGTGAGATCAATGAACAATTACATCAAAAAGAAAAAGTAGTTGTTTTGATCAGGCTACTGGAATTTATTATTGAAAACGGTGTTATTACAGAAAAAGAACTTGATTTTGTAAAAACCATTTCTGATATTTTTAATATCCCCGAAGAAGAATTTAAACAACTTTTTGAATTAAATTCAGGAACTGATGACAAAAGTATATATAACGATAAGTTATTGATAATAAGTAAAAAAAAGAATTTTTCGGAAAGTTCTGTTAAACATATTCACAGCATTATTTCCGGTGAAATTAGTATCTTACATAATAAAAGCACAAATACTTTTATTTTAAGATACATCGGTAATGACAGTTTATTCTTAAACAGTCAAAACATTATACCGAACCATATGTATATATTTGATAACGGAGCCGTAATTAAAAGTCCAAAAATAAAATCAATCTATTTTAGTGATATTGCCGGAAAATTCATTCATTCAGGTGATGAAGCAAAAATATATTTCAGAGCTGAAAATATTGAGTTTTACTATAAAAATTCTGAAAACGGTATTCATAAGTTTAGTTTTGTTGAAGAATCCGGTCGCTTGATTGGCATTATGGGCGGAAGCGGTGTAGGAAAATCAACATTATTAAATGTATTTAACGGTAACTATCCGCTTCACGGCGGTAAGATTACTATTAACGGATATGATATTCACAAAGAAAAAGAACAGTTAAGCGGTGTTATTGGTTTTGTTCCGCAAGATGATTTGCTGATTGAAGAATTAACTGTATATCAGAACCTCTACTATAATGCTAAACTTTGCTTCAGTAAATTTAATGAAGAACAAATTAAATCGGCAGTTGATAAAATTTTAAATGATCTCGACTTAACAGCAACAAAAAATTTAACGGTCGGCAGCCCAATTAATAAGTTTATCAGCGGCGGACAAAGAAAAAGATTAAATATTGCTTTAGAATTAATAAGAGAACCTTCTGTTTTAATTGTTGATGAGCCGACATCAGGCTTATCCTCAATGGATTCAGATATGGTAATGAATTTGTTAAAAGAGCAAGCAATAAAAGGAAAATTAGTAATTGTAAATATTCATCAACCGTCTTCCGATATTTACAAATTATTTGACAGCCTTTTAATGATGGATAAAGGCGGGCATCCTGTTTATTACGGAAATCCTGTTGATGCTGTAACTTACTTTAAAAAATCAGCAAATTTTGTAAATCCGGATGAAAGCGGATGCACGACTTGCGGTAATGTAAATGCCGAACAACCACTGCAAATTCTCGAAGCAAAAATGGTTGATGAATTCGGGAAATTTACAAAGGAACGTAAAGTTAGTCCTAAAGAGTGGTATTTAAAATATAAAAATGAGATTAAACAAAAAGAAGAAGTTCCTGAAGTTGATATAAAAAAATCAAAATTACCTGATAATTACTTTAAAACACCCTCAAAATTCAGGCAGTTCTTGATATTTACAATACGAAATATCAAAGCAAAACTTACCAACAAACAATATTTGCTGATAACATTTCTTGAAGCTCCTTTGCTTGCTGTTATTCTGGGTTATTTCACTAAATACATAAGCGGCACCGATGCTGACCCGGATGCATATATCTTTGCTGAAAATGTTAATCTTACTGCATACTTATTTATGGCAGTAACTGTTGCTTTGTTTTTCGGGATGACACTTAGTGCTGAAGAAATCATAAAAGACAGAAGAATATTAAAACGAGAAAAGTTCTTACATTTAAGTAAATTCAGCTATTTGAATTCAAAGATCTTTGTATTACTTGTAATTTCCGCTGTTCAAACTCTTTCATTTATTCTTGTCGGTAATTGGATATTGGGAATTCAAGGAATGACACTTACTTATTGGTTGATTCTGTTTTCAGCAGCAGCATTTGCAAACATTTTGGGCTTAAATATTTCATCAGCATTTGATTCGGTTGTTACAATATATATTATTATCCCGTTTATACTTGTGCCTCAATTGTTGTTTAGTGGGGTTATTGTTGACTTTACAAAATTGCATAAAGACTTTACTTCATTTAAAGAGGTTCCTGTTATCGGAGATTTGATGACATCTCGTTGGGCATATGAAGCATTAGCTGTTGCCCAATTTAAAAACAATAAATATGAAAAATATTATTTTGAAGTTGAATCAGAAAAGAGCAGAAACAATTATAAAGTGTCATATTTAATTCCGGAACTCGAAAAATATTCAAACAGAATATCTGATAATTTTAATAATAATGTAAATGATAATCAAGCTTTAAGATATGTAAGTATTTTAAAAAATGAAATCTCTAAACTCAATAAACAAACTGATATAAAATTTGATACAAGATACTATTTAAATCCTAATAGATTTAACAACGAGGGTAAAGAAAAACTTCAAGATTATTTTAATGAACTGTCAAAATATTACAGAGCCGAACAATACAAATTGAATTTAAAATATGATTCTGTATCACATTACCTGACAGACAAATACGGAAGTACTGAAAGTGTTTATCAGCTAAAAATTAAAAACCACAATAAACAATTGGAAGAAATTTTGAAAAACAAAGGTGAATTTGATGCAATAAAAGAAGAGGGAGAAGATTTAGTACAGATAATTGACCCAATTTTCAAAATACCCGAATCTGTTAACGGGAGAGCACATTTCTACTCACCTGTAAAAAAAATTGGCAATAAAACATTTGATACAGTTTGGTTTAACATAATCTTTATTTGGTTTACATCCTTAATTATTTATCTTACTTTGATCTTTAGTTTGTTTAGGAAGTTTATGGATTTATTTGATAGGAAATAG